From the genome of Fundulus heteroclitus isolate FHET01 chromosome 7, MU-UCD_Fhet_4.1, whole genome shotgun sequence, one region includes:
- the ndufv3 gene encoding NADH dehydrogenase [ubiquinone] flavoprotein 3, mitochondrial: MAAWLRFGRLGSLKVHSCGTLIRHPVTWLCSEAKESGQAIKKLKGPHNKSTAAPPVTEEPFDNSKYKNYQHHSYTNYTFADLDVEMAKHRLPQPSSGKSSPRH; the protein is encoded by the exons ATGGCAGCCTGGTTGCGTTTCGGTCGACTTGGTTCCTTAAAG gtCCACAGCTGCGGCACTCTGATTCGTCACCCTGTTACTTGGTTGTGCAGTGAAGCTAAGGAGTCAGGACAagccataaaaaaattaaagggtcCCCACAACA AgtcaacagctgcacctccagtgaCAGAGGAGCCTTTTGACAACAGCAAATACAAAAATTACCAGCACCACAGCTATACCAACTACACCTTTGCAGACCTGGATGTAGAGATGGCCAAGCATCGTCTTCCTCAGCCCTCCTCTGGCAAATCCTCACCCAGACACTAG